The segment GTAGTAGCTGTTCTCGAAAATCAGCACGCGATCGGTGACGCCGATGCCGAGCGCGCCGCCGGAGCCGCCTTCGCCCACGACCACCGCGATCGAGGGGACACGCAGCAATGCCATCTCGCGCAGGTTCACCGCGATCGCCTCGGACACGTGCCGCGCCTCCGATTCGACGCCGGGATACGCTCCGGGCGTGTCGATGAACGTGATCACCGGCAGGCCGAACTTTTCCGCGAGGCGCATCAGGCGGAGCGCCTTCCGGTAGCCCTCCGGCTGAGGCATGCCGAAATTGCGCAGGATGTTTTCCTTGGTGTCGCGGCCCTTCTGCTGGGCGATGATCATCACCGACTCGCCTTCGAAAAACGCAGTGCCACCGACCAGCGCGCGGTCGTCGTTGTACTGGCGATCGCCATGCAGCTCCTGGAACTGCTCAAAGATCAGCTGAACGTAATCGAGCGCGTAGGGGCGCTTTGGGTGACGCGCAATCTGCACCCGTTGCCACGGCGTCAGGTTGGTATAGATCTCCCGCTGCGCATCGCCGATGCGCTTCTCGATCGCCGCCAGCTCGGCCGAGAGATTCACCTTCTGCTCGAGCGATTTTTGGTGGAGCGCGTCGAATTCCCGCGCGAGGTCCCGCAACGGTTTTTCGAACTCCAGCACATAGGCGGGCTTGTCCATAGGCGGGGAAATTACGGAGCGGGGGCGAACCCTGTCAACCGGCGGCGCGGGTGGGCGGGGCGTTGGATGTGGTTTATGATGTAGCCGGGCTCGTGGAGCCCGGGGCCGGGGTCGACGACCCCGGCTACACTGGTGCCGCGACGCCCTCGTCGCGGCTGCCACCACGACGCGACGAGGGCGTCGCGTCCCCATCAGCTCGCCCGCGGGGACGGCGGGTTCCACCTGCGGATCAGTGCTGCCGGTTGGACTCGGTCTTGCGCTGCCGCAGGCGTTTGCGGACCAACTCGGAGAAACTCGTGCCCGCGTCGTGGAGATAGGGCGGAGGGATGGCCGCGGGCGGCGGCGGAGGAGCAGCCGGCTCTGGTGCGGCAGGCGCGAGCGCGGCGGCGACGTGTTCGGCCTGGTGCAGCCAGTCTCGCGCGGTCGAGACGAATTCGCCGATCCTGGTTTCGGGCAGCTTCAGTTCGGACGTGGCGAAGTTGCCGATCTGCCCGAGGGTTTCGAGCGTCTGGTCCGCGCGCGCGAACAGCTCGCCGGCCGTGCCCGCCACGGTGGGTTCGGGTGCGGTGTAGCCGTTGGCCACCCATTCGAGCCCGCCCGTTTTTACGTCGAGCAGCAGTCCGTGCACCACGATCTTCGGGCCGATGAGCGGACTGGCGCGTACGCATTCGACGCCGCGCAGCACGTTCTGGCGCTCGGTGGCGAAGAGACCGAAATACTCCACCAGGTTGGGCGGGAGGCGGCTGCGATCGACGCCGAGTGCCGCGAGCCGGTCGAGTAACTGCAGGGTGGTGGTGTGGCCGACGAGGCAGTCGGTGTGGCCGATGATCGCGATCTCCCTGGCCCCCTTGACGGCGCAGGCAAGCGCGAGCGAGCGCATCGTGCTGCTGAGGGGACCGGTGATGATCGCGCCGGCGTTGCGCAGCCAGATGAACTGCTCTTCGGGCACGCCGAGCACGTCGGGCAAAAGGTGGTTGAGTCGCGCGTCGATGCAGGTGAGCGCCGCGATCGGCAGGGCCGACGTCACTTCAGCCGGCACCCGCGCGCCGCGCTCACCGTTGAGCCAGCGTTGATTGGCGGCGAGGATCGCTTCGAAGAGGCGCATATCGCGACGTCAGTCTTCCTCCGGCATGAGAAACCAGAGAGCGAGATAGAGGAGGATGCCAGGAAACGCGACGCTGAGCAGCGAAAGCAACACGTAGACGACACGCAGGCGGCCGGCGGGCCAGCCGAGATGCTGCGCG is part of the Opitutus terrae PB90-1 genome and harbors:
- a CDS encoding carbonic anhydrase, coding for MRLFEAILAANQRWLNGERGARVPAEVTSALPIAALTCIDARLNHLLPDVLGVPEEQFIWLRNAGAIITGPLSSTMRSLALACAVKGAREIAIIGHTDCLVGHTTTLQLLDRLAALGVDRSRLPPNLVEYFGLFATERQNVLRGVECVRASPLIGPKIVVHGLLLDVKTGGLEWVANGYTAPEPTVAGTAGELFARADQTLETLGQIGNFATSELKLPETRIGEFVSTARDWLHQAEHVAAALAPAAPEPAAPPPPPAAIPPPYLHDAGTSFSELVRKRLRQRKTESNRQH
- a CDS encoding PspC domain-containing protein, with the protein product MKLTRSGSDKMIAGVCGGLAQHLGWPAGRLRVVYVLLSLLSVAFPGILLYLALWFLMPEED
- a CDS encoding acetyl-CoA carboxylase carboxyltransferase subunit alpha, producing MDKPAYVLEFEKPLRDLAREFDALHQKSLEQKVNLSAELAAIEKRIGDAQREIYTNLTPWQRVQIARHPKRPYALDYVQLIFEQFQELHGDRQYNDDRALVGGTAFFEGESVMIIAQQKGRDTKENILRNFGMPQPEGYRKALRLMRLAEKFGLPVITFIDTPGAYPGVESEARHVSEAIAVNLREMALLRVPSIAVVVGEGGSGGALGIGVTDRVLIFENSYYSVISPEGCAAILWKDRAAAPLAAEALKLNAAKLKELGVIDEVIPEPMGGAHNGVAVAAAALKTSLQRHLGELRQLPGDQLLDTRYQRYRHLGVFEEAGVAHV